The DNA region AGTAAGGTGCGCAACACGTACGTACAGTAGACAGACAGTAGAAGAGGAAGGacagaatatgaaaaaaagtCGATATGAAATAGATAATAAGACGGTAACAGGAAATTTTTGTCGGATTCTTACCACCGGACATCTGCGGCTCGCCCAGCTGCACGTAGAACAGCACATCCTTTTCGTAGCTGTCCTCCTCGATTATTGTCAGCAATATAGTTTTTCTGTAACAATTATTGGTTAGTTAGTACACAATTTTTCGAAATGATTTTTCTCTAAatagtttgttgaaatttttttactaaaaataagaaaaacaaatccTTCTTTTAGTTCTTGCAAGAAAAATCTGTGGCTACAAGTTAAACACCAAGTGATTTAATAGGCAATATTTTACACTTTAATATATAgcatcataaatatttcccCCTCAACTAGTTACTATCAAAgcgaatttaataacattaaaacaaaaaccaaGAATAATAGCGTACATAAATCACATCGTTTAATGTTTCACTatattgttacaaaataaataaaaatgtttcataaaactaatttaaattgaaatttcttgatatcttcattatatttttatagatgaaaatattaaagattaaaattctattttaataaaagttaaaaaatttaagggaTGCAAgtaaattatagatatttgaaaatattaaaaattttccaagactatttatataaagtattatattatttaatacataaaataaattatatttatttatagttaataaacACTAATACAACGTGTAAcaagtttttgaatattaaaactcaaggtaaacataaatatacaatacatacttaaatgttaatatggTGGTAACGCAAATTCACTTAACAAAATGAggtttagttatttatattatatgagTTAGTGTAAATAACATAAGTGTATTCAGTTCTATTCAGTCTGTTgagaaatatctaaaaaaatgtattaaaattttaaaaaatagtgtgTGCTGAAAAAATCtgattttcatttaatcatcttaaatttttactaaaatatatcctgagaattgtattaatttactgaTAACTTTGGTTACATGTTAATGAGGTGAAATTAaacatatgttaattttaatttgtggaatccaagtatattatttataatattgttttcatagcaaatattccaaattaatttttcagtctTCAAAAGAACGCAACAGaattatgtacataattatCAACAGAATATTACATGATCGAACCTGATTATgaaaaaacctaaaaatatgATTCTATTGTATTTCATTAAGAATGACAAAAGACCTTAACGTAATCGAAGAGATACCAGAAACCAACGACACAGACACtagagaaaaataattgttatctaTTCAGAGTGTATAACAAAAGGCTTACTCTATCTTCTCAGCTAACTCCATACCCCtggtttaagttttaatttaatttattatatatttagatactcaaatataatattacaaacatcAGGATTAGATTATATTGATGAGTACAAGTACATATTCATACCCACAATAACCTAAGTACAATCTAATTTTACTTTAGACGACCCTATTCGCAACAAAAACACTTAGCCATGGCTTGGAGATATGTTTTTGGTACAATCTATTTTACTTccattttagatatattttgcaGAATCTGAacgtttaaaataagtatcaTTCATAATTAGGattcaatataaatacacTCAATATAATTAACAGATAACCTTAACAAAATaccattaatttgtaaaatagtcGCAGTTTAGTTCATGTCTCTTATTATTTCCCATTAAACTCTCTATTttccatataatattttaattttaattataaacaggaAATTACAAAACGGCctccaaaattcaaattacagtTATCTTCTTCGACTTCTTCGACTTTAAAAATAGTCTTGTGGTCcactaaacaatttataattagagaATATGTCTCTAATTGCTcgttatatttcaatttaatcaaaataaaaaatcatagcCTCAGGtcgatttgaaatgaaataggCCAACTATAAAAAACCgacaattattaaacatgtgatttgaatttgaaaattcgCATTTTTAACACTCTCACAATCACCCAAAAGtacgaaatttattaatcactgTTGCTGTTACGAATAAATgttgcaattaaaaataaataaaattaaacttacttagctaaaaaaatgtatatattattgatgTATGTCGAACGAAAAAAGTCCCCGGTAATGGAATGTCTGTGGATAATACTCGCTTAAAATTCAACAGGTTGAAATTAGCGCCCTAAGGAGAACAGTGACTGAATTAATTCCTGATTATGGgtaaaattatgcaaaagCGTAAACAGATCTCGCGTTTGGTTGCTAGGCCCATGCACGACTCCCCTGCGTTACTATAGTAACTAAACAGCTTTAAGCTTCCTTAAAACCATTCCACATTATGTCTgaaaacttatattaattcGATGCATCGTCCGTAATGAGAAGACATGTATCTCTGTCTTACAACTGTATAAAAtggcaattaaaattgttaattgtttttcctgaacaaatgaaaatataaaaggcaCTTTAAGAAGTGGGCGAATACCTTTTTCAGGAACGGTAAAAtggtcaatttattataaacgatCACTTAGGAAACGGTGAGGAAATATTGAAGTTCGAAGTTGATACACCAGGGAGTTATACTTCACGCTCGATTACAGATTGAACAATGTCAATATTAAAAGCGTTCAGCTTCACACTTTACTTCGTCGAGAGCCAAATATGCGACCTTTTCCGAAAATaaccatatatatatatatatatatatatatatatatatatatatatatatatatctcaCCGATCCTTTATTTATGTGTGCAGCGTTGTTTGAGATATCGCAAGTTATCGAGTCACGTGTGTGTGAGTTTCAGAGGAACTTATTAAAACCTGTGGCGGTTTACTTTGCTGCGGAGGCGACTGGTTTCATTTTTCAGGGTGCGGTAACAAAAACCACACGGAACATTATTCGTTTACATGCTAGAACAtctatatttagaatatatgttattattaatttatttataatttaaaagaataaattcagtaacaataaaaataactttaattatatctttaatgaataatatttcataatagtagatttaagaaatttgattattatttttgaaaacatttttgcagtattattatagtaacgcataaaatattggaaaaaataaaactcggTAATTTCACTTTGGTTGAACGAAATGCTGATTTTTTAtgctttaaaatacaatagaaaaaatgGCCAATGTTaatgcaaaattaaaactaaaataatttaaatgcacCTCGTAAAttagaaaggaagaaaaatTCTCTGCCACCTAACGGTCATCTTAGAAACCTGTAATTACATTTCTCTCCGggtaacttttattaatattttttcttttcctatatttattatattaattattataatatttattatattaattattttctagtaTAGGGTCGTGAACCTCAAATATTTGGTTACCCGatattcactttttttttgttgaccATTTGTCACCTATGGTAGCAATAATTACAATCATTTTTTGACAGTCATTTTCTGTCAATTTATTAACGTTCATCCAGACACTAGTGAGTCACTAGTAGTGACTGGTGTTATAGCTTACAAAGACTAAGCTCACATGAATTTTATATCACCCCAATCAAGTgagtatttatacaaattagcCTATATAAAACGTACCCCGAGGCATAGCAAAACCTTTAACCCCCTAAGTGGGATCGATCAATCGATTATTTTTCCTGTTTTTCAGATGAGTCCACTTTCTTCGCCACAGTTGTCGTTATTAGGCTGATCACAATCCTAGGATTTTCATGGAGACAATAGAAAAAATGGCAAATGtttgcaaaattaaaactaaaataatttaaatgcacCTGGTGaattagaaagaaagaaaaattctCTGCCACCTAGCGGTCATCTTAGAAACCTGTAATTACATTTCTCTCCGggtaacttttattaatattttttcttttcctatatttaatataataattatattctagTTAATTACTTTTGAGGGTCGCGAACCTCAAATATTTGGTTACCCGATATTCacctttttttttgttgaccATTCGTCACCTATGGTAGCAATAATTACAATCATTTTTTGACAGCCATTTtctgtcaattttttaacgtTCATCCAGACACTAGTGACTGGTGTTATAGCTTACAAAGACTGAGCTCACATCAATTCTATATCACCCCAATCAAGTgagtatttatacaaattagcCTAAATAAAACGTACCCCGAGGCATAGCAAAACCTTTAACCCCCTAAGTGGGATCGATCAATCGATTATTTTTCCTGTGTTTTTCAGACGAGTCCACTTTCTTCGCCATAGTTGTCGTTATTGGGATGGTCACAATAGTAGGATTTTCCTGGAGCCACTCACACAACAGCCACAGAAGTTGAATGTATGGGCAGGTATTTATGGAAATTCCATTGTGCGACTTTTTTTCTTTCCACGAAATTTAACCGGCGATATACAGCACTGAAAGATAGAGAACGACCCCGCTTACATTGACCAAGATGGAGCTTCTCCGCATTTCTCACCCGAATTAGGtgctttagatttttttgtggTGCTACATACGAAGTTTAGAGCAAACCACCTGACACCCCTCATTTAGTCGGCTGTCccgtttgaaaaaatttagtgAATGACATACGGGGATTGAAGGCTTTGGTATGCTTTTTACATCAAAAGTTTTATGAAACAAACTTGacgtatttttgaatttctcaAAAGTCCCAGTCTGTAATATCTCATAGTACGTTTTGGATTAGCCATCctgtatatttcatataaattgcacgctttattttaacacaaaaacagttccataaatttatataaaccagcttaattttattataaataaataatttacctaTCGTCCATTTATACAAGGTACGAAgtaacataaacaaatttagttgCGTGATAAGCACGTGATCGTAGCGTAACAGATTTCTTATTGGTCAATTCGGGTTGGATCTTGTACATCTACTTAAATTTCGAAAAGTCcaaaggaatattttttacctAAATATCATTTGGTTATctatatagttatttatggttttaagtacagatatataaaaatgttaaattattttaaagcatatttaattttagtgtttATTTTTCCACTTACGTTATGGGCCCCATTCACAAAATAGAAGGTAAAGTTGAAATgccgttaaaatttataactcaGCATGACAATGACCCCAAACACACTGccaaacttgttaaaaatggtttgTTCACCAAAAAATCAATGTCTTAAAGTGGCTACCTCAATCTCCTGATcttaatccaattgaaaacttgtggGAGATTGTGGATAACtcgattaaaatgattttgttaCTAACAAAAAGGTTGGAAATCGAGTTATAGACaagagttttttttatttttttttttaatcattactACTGATTTACTGCTGTACTACTGatgtaactattaaaatatgataatagtataatatcaatatactacaatattgacaatattactactacaatattttgatatttttcctTCCAGTATTCAAAATCGAATTGAAATCAGTACGAGACGATAAATTCACAGTTTCTTCCACCATTGAAATTGTCATATtcaaccaaatttttaatttttcgtaaATCTGGTATCACCTAAGTCAGTCAAGTGAGTATAGtatatgtacaataaattatcccttttattttctacttattttgtatattataggTAAAATAATATCACCATGAAGTGTATGATTTGCGATCAAGCATTTACCAATGACTCGGATGTGTCCGTTATTCAGTGTGGTCATGTTTTTGATAGTCCTTGCATCTCTCAAAGCCTGGAAATGTAAATTACGCCAAAtaagtatttgtttatgtaaaaaaaaaacattttatcgtAGAACGGGAACATGTCCACGGTGCGGCGAAACGTGTTCTAGCGAGTCTATGCACAAACTGTTTGGCATTACGTTCGAATATACCGATCGGACAAGTGACTTTCGAAAACAGCGGGATGCTTTAAACGACAATTTCTGTCGGAAATTTTATGAGATTATGTGTTTGAAGGAGGAATACTCAGACACGGTGAAAAAGTCTGACGAACTGAAAAATCAAgttgaagaaattaaacagCGTAACGAAACCGTTACCGCTAATGTCGATAACCTAAAAGTAACTGAAGCTTCCCTAAAACGGACGAACTCTAGATTAAGGAAGTACGTAAATTTTATGACTTATGttagaattgttttaatttaagcatTGTTTAGGTCAGTTTGGAATAGGTGtagaaattactataaattacATCGTTTAATAAACGCACAACTTATTGGTATTTgtgcaaataaattgaaaaaatatgaagcAGGAATCATGAGATTGGAGTAAGTACACACAAATTGTCGTCTAAAAATACGAAAAGCTTCGttgaaaatttttgatgtCAATGGTTCGAATTCATCACCTGACAATGAATGTCGCCtagtttctattaaaattcttaaaaaagaaGGTTACTATAGAATTCATAAGAGTAAGTAAGCCAAAGATTTACTGACATATAATGAACCGTAGCTATGCACTTGCTATGTCATTCTCATCGACATCTCGCCTTAACCAGATTAGATTTACAACAGTCTGACGATGAAGGGTTCATCAGTACACtgacaaacaaatataaataagtaaaaaaaggTTCATTGTGGTGATACCATTTTAGAGCGGATTTAAATATGAGTGTTTAGCCTTAAAAGTGTATCCAACAGATCTCATCACAAATATTACTTGTTATTActtgatttttagaaaatcgtACGATGATGCCAAACAATTGAAACAATATGAAAAACGTTCCCtggaaaataaactaaatgaatataaaagacGATTAGATCTACACCAGGTAGAAACaagtttataacaatttttgtaagtAAAAAGATATGTATGTTTTAGACATCAGGCAGTCTGGAAGATGATCACGCATCAGAAAGTGTCATAGGACAAGGAGTTGAAACAAACAATTCGTCAATTTCGAATTCTTGTAACAAACTGGAAAATAAACTAGAGGAACATAAATCACAATTAGCAGCACACGAGGTAGAAACATCTGaagtttatgataattttaacaagtaaaaatatatctattgcAGACATTAGACAGTCCCGAAAATGATCATGCATCAAAAGCTGTCACAGGACAAGGACTTAAAAGAAACAATTCGTCCATTTCGGATTCTTCTGACGAACTGGtacataaaaagaataaaatggaTCAGACTCCagaaagtataaatattatatctgctatggtaaattaaattatattatttcaatttatccatttaatatagaaatgtGTTAGTTTTAGTTATCTGGAGATGGCTGATGTACTGGTCTATAACATTCTACGTCCATAGATGTGAAATGGCAAACAAAGATTAGATTAAGTTTTATAGTTAgttatatgttattaattttattttcatttttcgttACTAATTCTATTTCATTTCTGTTTCATTCAGTTATACcttaaacattgtttaattaaatttaatataaaaattaagtaataaaattgatttttaaatcctttgaaataattttaattgtgtctGATTTAACTAATAAGGTATTATCGTAAaacttaactaaaatatttgtacacattttacaaattatgtaaaacaCATCTCCACAAAATCCAAATAACGTTGAgttataaattctaatatacAGATGGAAGCAATTGAATaaccttaattatttttaatatgattataacgaataataactaaaagctagacaataaaaatctctgttacaatttttctgagagtgaaatattcaaaataataattaaaagttattttcattaaaaaaataaatacgatGTTGAATGCTTTAAAATGAGAAtacatcaaattttacaaaaagcatggaattttaatgtctgagacaaaattaaaaatatcatttttataatacttatatGATATGGTTGATATTTAgtagattttgaaaaaaaaacgaaattacaatggagtatatataccaattttataaaacttatacaCTAGAGtttgaattttgaagaaatatgtaaatgaatATGTCTTCAAGACAGTCCAGGATAAAATTTTGGGAGCTACCTAGTAGACCACATCAACTCTATTCaaaagttcaaaattaaatcctTTGCACTATACCATAACGAACGTTGTAGGGATAAATTTAGGGAATCAAATATCTTGACAGTTATTGGCTTATACATACAGCATCAGACAATATTAGAgcaattatcttaaatattaaataatatctttaaacaataaaccCTTAGTTCATTTCGGTCCTACATATTTTTCACGTTTAGtaggaaacaatttttattcaattatttctaaaaaccaaaaaaatataagccACTCGAGTAATTTTCAATTGCATTTATATCTTTCATACATGAAtgttgtgtttaaaaaataaaattattgtggtctatatataattcaaaattcttgTATCAAAACAAATGGTATCAAAAACCATCAAAAACAGTTTCGAGTTCATGGAAGTGTAGAGAATCGAAAACGAAGTGAccaaaaaacagaaaaacctCTAGAGTATTAGATTGTCGCATAAAAAtgcttattagaaataatccaAGGTTGTCCGCAACTCAAATTTaagagataaataaattatatggaGGAGAATTCAGTGTCGATTAATGGAGGTAGGACTGCCAGGAAAACGTCCAGGAATAAATTCTGCCTTTCAAAAAAGAATCTAGAAGCTTCTTTTCGCTCCTAGGCACCGGAACTGGACacgaaaaaattggaaaaaagtattattttcggACGAATCGAGGTTTAATATTTTCGGAAGTGATGGTGGACAACTTGTTCATCGCCCTAAAATCAGTAGACTTCATCCAAAATATGTTACAACAACTATTAAACATGGGGGTGGCAATGTTATGGTTTGGCGTTGTTTTTACACTTACGTTATGGCCCCCAAAATAGAAGGCAAAGTTGAAATgccgttaaaatttataactcaGCATGACAATGACCCCAAACACACTGccaagtttgttaaaaatggtttgTTCACCAAAAACATCAATATCTTAAAGTGGCTACCTCAATCTCCTGATCTTAATTCAATAGAAAACTTGTAGGAGATTGTAGATAAGAAGAGCAAATGGCATAACAACACCAAATATTCACGATCAATCTTCGTTATTCTACAtgcaaaattcattttttggcCTCATGCTTCCTAGTGAACAAGAGAACTGTGGTTTCTTGGCCTGATATGTCTTTTGCAAGTACTCTTCTAATTATTGTTTCACTTATtctaaagttataaaaaccACAAATTCGATTATTAAAGAAGCACATGTTATAAACTTTACCTCAATCTAACTTGGTTTTCTTGTGTTTCTATCTGTTTCAGTAAACCATCTCAGAACCCTGGAGATTGTCGATTGGTTCACATTGAATCGTTGAAACATATGAGCTTGAgtgtagtattttttttaaggagTAATTACTCGAGTGCAGTcagttttagataaattacaattttacatttactgTCAATTCATTTCATACGAAAACAAAGAACCTAGAAATACCTAAGATGTGAAAACACGTAGGCAAATTACACTGAACTaagattgaaataaaataacttttttggtgtttaatttttttatttaaaaacacgcATGTTTCTATAATTATGTTGATAAACAATGACATAACATcgaattaataatcaataaaatttaaaaaaattatatccttctatttcaaattatgcATTATATTGACCCACAATATATTACTGATTTTGTGTTTCTTTAggcgtaattttaaatataccagactgtatttaaataatctttataaaatataaaatattattttaattttttacttacagtttaatattttccaagagatttaaaaattaaatcattttaatatagagTATGTTAGTTGtagtgattttaaaaaatataaattttacaaattcacAAATAGAAACGacagattattaatttatttaaaacattaatggcATTAAGAACATTAGACAAAAAACATATTCGACTATATGAATAGTTTTCGTAGTTGCGTTGTCGCAACAACAGCGACGACGCATTGGTGTTGCATTtcgttgattaaatttattgttgaataACTCTGTggtattatgttaaatttctcCATGGTAGAATTACATTCTAGATAGGTAAGTTTGCCACTAAATCTCGGCAAGTTTTCTTAAAGAGGAACGTTCCAAACTTCACATTGTTAAGCGAATACCCGAGATTCCTATCGTGGAACAAAATTAGTGATACATAATCCATTAAATTGCATTCGTTACGATATTCCTATCATTTTTCCGTTTCTCAGGATAAACACCGTTTCATTGTgatgaatattcataaaactgAAACACGGTCGGGACGACGCGTTAAAGTTTTACTATTCGCCGGGTGTTGTTGTAACCGTTCTTTTCGCGAAACCGTTCCGAAGTTTTTGCCAAACGGCACGAAAGAACAGACCTCGAAACTGTTTACGGCAGGAAATCGATAATAAAGTTTGAGACCAAGCACAACCGAGGGATAATTAGGACAATTACAGTTGTCTTTTACATTCGACTAAATTATCCGGTCGATGTTCGCGGACGAAACTTTAGTCATAACTCAACCAATTTCGCATTAAATCAACCGAAATCCAAGCCGTTAATCACGGTAATCAGCTTCCATAATATATTATCTCggaattatgtatatttttccgtTTTTTATGTGCGTATGTATTTTAGATGGTAATTGGGTCTGTAAAATGTatggaaattattttctacagCGTCATGAATGaacttagtttttaactgtggatccattcaattttagtttattcacGACAGCGTCATGTCGAGCGTGATTTATTACTCGCCTTTTGAACTAATTTcgtaatattgaattaatgcaGTATTAATGGTGATTTATTTGGTTTAGCACGCTAATTGGCTTTTAAACGTCccgaaaactttattatttacaagcagtaaacaaaatttgcactacaaatatttacatgtgGGTAACAGGTTTAATtcattaagataaaattaactgCGATACAATAATTCACTGTATTTAGTAAAACATTAGTAAccatttatattgaataataaaaatatgtacactTAATAGCgacatttatatcatttttaaaatggatgGATAATTATAGttgatttattcattaatacatTCGAAGTGGGTCAGATTATTAATCTggcatttattcaaaattgccAAACGAGCATTTCATTCAACATGGTCAATTAGTGTTACTTTCAGTacggatttaattaaatataaattaatattccattagctaaaaacgaaaatagtaatatttcaGGCGAAACTGCTAAATTTCAGTTTGGTGTAGTTGtcagtttttgttgtttttaacaaacaaaaaattatttgtttggtttattttattacttttaacacTACATGTACAGGATTTGTAAATTAGTGTTAAACTCGcgatatatataatttaatttttatgaatttcggcaaaaaaagataaagaaaaaaaaattatatgaatgcCACTCTGATCGTACACATATTTGAttgattaaagtattttatttcattgcaattttattttcatccaATCGTAGGTGGAAACCCATTGTAACTGTAATAATAACtcgatttaaatgtataatgggTGAGAATAGACAATAGTACATCTACTGGTCTACTAATTCATTCtttacagttaaaaaattgattagagcATTTTTCATGAAAACCATGAAGTGGTTCTAACATTATTCATATTACGTACGTAACAAATGTCATCatcatttgaatttgaaagtgTATAACTGGCCGTGAgtagaattattaaagaataatgtGTAAaagactaaattaaaattgtacttcTTATTTCCCTAATTTTTgactacaattttataaaaaatctataatatttgaatgaaatgATATTTATGTCACGCATAGATATATTAGCTGTTAATTATtagctaaaattaaattttaaataaaaatgaaataaagggTGTATTTCCATCTTACTTTATGTATAATGTAAAGTAAAACTGTCTGCTGTTGTGTATATATTGAcctaatttagtaaaatttattgaattttttagtaatgtaCAATGCATGTACACATTAAATCGCCACAACTCTGAAACTACATACTCACCtagcaaacaaaaaataatttaatagaaaataaaaataaataaagtagtcAAAGGAGGTATCACAAAGTTGATGATATCCTTAATGGCAATTTAGTACATGTCAACtttatatcataatttagTTAGCTTATAGCAACTGGAATCTTGGAAAATCGAAATTGCAGGTAGTCTCAGTGTTCAACAAATTAGTATTTCTTGCTTGtgttcaattttatcaaagtGCTCTACTTCAGAAAGACCAAGGAGTAGACGAATTAGGGGCAGTAAGGACGTTACAACTTATAAAATTGGATCAAAAGTTATACATTGTGCATAACCAGCACAAAACAGACAATTTCGTAATGTGAATTCTAGAGATTTTAGTGCTGAGTTAGCACAGTTCAAAATGTTTGTATCATTAAGGTAATATTGGAAAACTACATAATTTTtgcgtttattaatattaaggacCAAACTAAACACCAGGGATTAACAACGTCCAGAGACGCTTGAAGGGTTGTAGCAGTCATTTATTTTCCTTATtaactgtaatattttaatatcatggGGGAATAAAAGATATGAAGAGGATATTATAGTACGTAGATCATtaacaaataagaaaaatagtaatggtaataaatttaatctctAAGGGATGCCAGAGGTTGGAAAAATGAAACAGATTTGAATCCATTGGAATAGAATCtacaattagttaaataagAGATAAACTCAGTGAGAATGAACCAAAATCCAGCCTATCCAGCTTAACCAGAAAATAGTCAGT from Aethina tumida isolate Nest 87 chromosome 1, icAetTumi1.1, whole genome shotgun sequence includes:
- the LOC109609332 gene encoding uncharacterized protein LOC109609332, whose translation is MKCMICDQAFTNDSDVSVIQCGHVFDSPCISQSLEITGTCPRCGETCSSESMHKLFGITFEYTDRTSDFRKQRDALNDNFCRKFYEIMCLKEEYSDTVKKSDELKNQVEEIKQRNETVTANVDNLKVTEASLKRTNSRLRKSVWNRCRNYYKLHRLINAQLIGICANKLKKYEAGIMRLEKSYDDAKQLKQYEKRSLENKLNEYKRRLDLHQTSGSLEDDHASESVIGQGVETNNSSISNSCNKLENKLEEHKSQLAAHETLDSPENDHASKAVTGQGLKRNNSSISDSSDELVHKKNKMDQTPESINIISAMLSGDG